A single region of the Sphaeramia orbicularis chromosome 6, fSphaOr1.1, whole genome shotgun sequence genome encodes:
- the gatd1 gene encoding glutamine amidotransferase-like class 1 domain-containing protein 1 translates to MSAKPTCLIVASASPQGVSAKSFHQSFSLCTSAFNLQTATPGGKPIDFVGVDESTARWVQDFNVKPYATPAKLESIDGARYQALLIPDCPGALNDLAHSGSLHRILTHFVSNQKPVCAVGQGVSALCCATEGQKWIFSGYSLTGPSVFELVRRPDFANLPLIVEDFVKDSGGSYTASQEDAVHVVIDKHLITGQNMQSTSLAVNNLILLCSTK, encoded by the exons ATGTCTGCGAAGCCAACTTGTTTGATAGTGGCGAGTGCCTCTCCTCAAG GGGTGTCAGCAAAGTCATTCCACCAGTCCTTCAGCCTGTGCACCTCAGCCTTCAACCTCCAGACAGCAACACCTGGG GGGAAGCCTATAGACTTTGTCGGAGTGGATGAAAGTACTGCCAGATGGGTGCAGGATTTTAATGTAAAGCCCTACGCAACACCAGCCAAACTTGAATCAATAGATG GAGCTCGATATCAAGCGCTGCTCATTCCAGACTGTCCCGGAGCACTGAATGACCTGGCACATAGTGGTTCTCTGCACCGCATTCTCACACACTTTGTCTCCAACCAAA agCCTGTGTGTGCTGTAGGCCAAGGGGTGTCGGCCCTTTGTTGTGCCACTGAGGGACAGAAGTGGATCTTCAGTGGCTACAGTTTAACAGGG CCCTCTGTGTTTGAACTGGTGCGGAGACCTGACTTTGCCAACCTGCCCTTGATTGTGGAGGACTTTGTGAAAGATAGTGGTGGATCCTACACAG caagcCAAGAAGATGCAGTGCACGTCGTCATAGACAAACACCTAATTACTGGTCAGAATATGCAGTCGACCTCACTCGCTGTAAATAATCTAATCCTGCTTTGTAGCACCAAGTAA